From Bradyrhizobium symbiodeficiens, the proteins below share one genomic window:
- a CDS encoding TetR/AcrR family transcriptional regulator, whose product MASDHTRSAILAAAERLYADRGFGDVTLRDIVAEAGVNLAAVNYHFGSKDELIAELFVTRSIATNRERLRELKAAEEEGGGRAPIEVILHALVGPTLRGCLGPENQRSTAARFMIRASIESVPPIRRIKNREIDHLRKFAGAMRRALPDRSDVDIYWGLNFALAMAHHTIRESERLTKLSEGKCDLDDVEDVVARVVSVATMALTAGRSEAKAPARALARDAR is encoded by the coding sequence ATGGCCAGCGATCATACGAGATCTGCCATTCTCGCCGCCGCCGAACGGCTCTATGCCGATCGCGGTTTCGGCGACGTGACGCTGCGTGACATCGTCGCGGAGGCGGGTGTCAACCTCGCCGCGGTGAACTATCATTTCGGCTCGAAGGATGAACTGATCGCGGAATTATTCGTCACTCGCTCGATCGCCACCAACCGCGAGCGCCTGCGCGAATTGAAGGCGGCGGAAGAAGAAGGCGGCGGCCGTGCGCCGATCGAGGTGATCCTGCACGCCCTCGTCGGGCCGACGCTGCGCGGCTGCCTCGGCCCCGAGAACCAGCGCTCGACCGCGGCGCGCTTCATGATCCGCGCCTCGATCGAATCCGTGCCGCCGATCCGCCGCATCAAGAACCGCGAGATCGACCATTTGCGCAAATTCGCAGGCGCGATGCGCCGCGCCCTGCCCGACCGCAGCGACGTCGATATCTACTGGGGCCTCAACTTCGCGCTCGCGATGGCACACCACACCATCCGCGAAAGCGAGCGGCTGACGAAGCTGTCGGAAGGCAAATGCGACCTCGACGACGTCGAGGACGTGGTCGCGCGCGTCGTCAGCGTCGCGACGATGGCGCTGACGGCGGGACGGAGTGAGGCGAAGGCGCCGGCAAGGGCGCTGGCAAGGGACGCGCGCTGA
- a CDS encoding RidA family protein, whose amino-acid sequence MKREALRVEPISSFLDRRNAPVSPVTRAGNMIFVAGLPPFDPETGEIAQMPIERQSEIVMEQMKLCLQTAGASLDNVMKCNVYCTSTKHFAAFNAVYARYFPNDPPARIFVCTPEWFGPFDVEIDCIAMM is encoded by the coding sequence ATGAAACGCGAAGCGCTCCGCGTCGAACCGATCTCGTCCTTTCTCGATCGCCGCAACGCACCGGTCTCGCCGGTGACGCGCGCCGGCAACATGATCTTCGTCGCCGGCCTGCCGCCGTTCGACCCGGAGACGGGCGAAATCGCGCAAATGCCGATCGAGCGCCAGAGCGAGATCGTCATGGAGCAGATGAAGCTGTGCCTCCAGACGGCCGGAGCCTCGCTCGACAACGTCATGAAATGCAACGTCTATTGCACCTCGACGAAACATTTCGCCGCGTTCAATGCGGTTTACGCCCGCTATTTCCCCAACGATCCGCCGGCGCGGATCTTCGTCTGCACGCCGGAATGGTTCGGCCCCTTTGACGTCGAGATCGACTGCATCGCGATGATGTGA
- a CDS encoding 3-keto-5-aminohexanoate cleavage protein, whose product MTGKTIITCAITGNLTKPEQSPYLPITPEQIATSALEAAEAGAAIAHIHVRDPATGRSSMEIGLYREVVELIRARNKSLVINLTTGPGGRFVPSVEDPRVAGPGTTLLQPEKRVEHIELLKPDICTLDLNTMNSGGEVVINTPRNVRIMAERMKAAGVLPEIELFDSGDCHLARDLFADGTLKGPGLFSLVLGVKYGFSATPETMFYARSLLPPGAVWSGFGIGRAEFPMVAQTFLLGGHVRVGMEDNLYMSRGVLAKTNAELVAHAAGILGSLGASVATANEARVMLGLA is encoded by the coding sequence ATGACCGGCAAAACCATCATCACCTGCGCCATCACCGGCAATCTCACCAAGCCCGAGCAGTCGCCCTATCTCCCAATCACGCCCGAGCAGATCGCGACCTCCGCGCTGGAAGCCGCCGAAGCCGGCGCTGCCATCGCCCACATCCATGTGCGCGATCCCGCCACGGGGCGTTCGTCGATGGAGATCGGCCTCTACCGAGAAGTGGTCGAGTTGATCCGCGCCCGCAACAAGAGCCTCGTCATCAATCTCACCACCGGTCCGGGCGGGCGCTTCGTGCCCTCGGTCGAAGACCCCCGCGTCGCCGGCCCCGGCACCACGCTGCTTCAGCCCGAGAAGCGCGTCGAGCACATCGAGCTGCTCAAGCCCGACATCTGTACGCTCGATCTCAACACCATGAATTCCGGCGGCGAGGTCGTGATCAACACCCCCCGCAATGTCCGCATCATGGCCGAGCGGATGAAGGCGGCCGGCGTGCTGCCGGAAATCGAGCTGTTCGATTCCGGCGATTGTCACTTGGCGCGCGACCTGTTCGCCGACGGCACGCTGAAGGGGCCGGGCCTGTTCTCGCTCGTGCTCGGGGTGAAGTACGGTTTCTCGGCGACGCCGGAGACGATGTTCTACGCCCGCAGCCTGCTGCCGCCGGGTGCGGTCTGGTCCGGCTTCGGCATCGGCCGCGCCGAATTCCCGATGGTGGCGCAGACCTTTTTGCTCGGCGGCCACGTCCGCGTCGGCATGGAGGACAATCTCTATATGTCCAGGGGCGTGCTGGCGAAGACCAATGCCGAGCTGGTCGCGCATGCTGCAGGCATCCTCGGGAGTCTCGGTGCGAGTGTTGCGACTGCGAACGAGGCGCGCGTGATGCTCGGCCTTGCCTGA
- a CDS encoding CaiB/BaiF CoA transferase family protein, translating to MSALPLSGIKILDLTRVLAGPLSAQMLGDLGAEVIKIERPGTGDDARAFGPPYLTDPEGKANNNNSFYLCANRNKKSVTVNIAKPEGQAIIRELARDVDVFMENYKVGDLKRYGLDYETIKAINPGIIYCSVTGFGQSGPYAPRAGYDAILQAMGGLMSVTGHIDGEPGEGPMKVGPSIVDYMTGMNTSIGILSALYHRDVNGGQGQHIDVCLFDTVIASLSHWLQIYLVNGKTPPRRGTWGNGGMPAGVFRCTDGELMLVVGNDGQFQRTCAVLGAPELATDPRFIKNNDRVVHGKEIMAIFAGLFLKQKVSYWLEKLEEAGVPSGPINNFEQVFADPHVQSRGMRVKTEHKFEPELSLIRNALTLSGTPITEYRAPPLLGEHTQEVLGGKLGYDVGKIEELKKQGII from the coding sequence ATGTCGGCCCTGCCGCTTTCAGGCATCAAGATCCTTGACCTCACCCGCGTGCTTGCCGGGCCCTTGTCGGCCCAGATGCTGGGTGATCTCGGCGCGGAGGTGATCAAGATCGAACGGCCGGGCACCGGCGACGACGCGCGCGCCTTCGGGCCGCCTTACCTCACCGATCCCGAGGGCAAGGCCAACAACAATAATTCGTTCTACCTCTGCGCCAACCGCAACAAGAAGTCGGTCACCGTCAACATCGCCAAGCCCGAGGGGCAGGCGATCATCCGCGAGCTTGCCAGGGACGTCGACGTCTTCATGGAGAACTACAAGGTCGGTGACCTCAAGCGCTACGGCCTCGACTACGAGACCATCAAGGCGATCAACCCCGGCATCATCTATTGCTCTGTGACCGGTTTCGGCCAGTCCGGGCCGTATGCGCCGCGCGCCGGCTATGACGCCATCCTGCAGGCGATGGGCGGCCTGATGAGCGTCACCGGTCATATCGACGGCGAGCCCGGCGAGGGTCCGATGAAGGTCGGCCCGTCAATCGTCGACTACATGACCGGCATGAACACCTCGATCGGCATTCTCTCCGCGCTCTACCATCGCGACGTCAATGGCGGGCAGGGACAGCACATCGACGTCTGCCTGTTCGACACCGTCATCGCCTCGCTGTCGCACTGGCTGCAGATCTATCTCGTCAACGGCAAGACGCCGCCGCGGCGCGGCACCTGGGGCAACGGCGGCATGCCGGCCGGCGTGTTCCGCTGCACCGACGGCGAGCTGATGCTGGTGGTCGGCAATGACGGCCAGTTCCAGCGCACCTGCGCCGTGCTCGGCGCGCCGGAGCTGGCGACCGATCCGCGCTTCATCAAGAACAACGACCGCGTCGTGCACGGCAAGGAGATCATGGCGATCTTCGCCGGCCTGTTCCTGAAGCAGAAGGTATCCTACTGGCTGGAGAAGCTTGAGGAGGCCGGCGTGCCCTCGGGCCCGATTAACAATTTCGAGCAGGTGTTTGCCGATCCGCACGTCCAGTCGCGCGGTATGCGGGTGAAGACCGAGCACAAGTTCGAGCCCGAGCTGTCGCTGATCCGCAACGCGCTGACCCTTTCGGGCACCCCGATCACCGAATATCGCGCCCCGCCGCTGCTCGGCGAGCACACGCAGGAAGTTCTCGGCGGCAAGCTCGGCTATGACGTTGGGAAGATCGAGGAGTTGAAGAAGCAGGGGATCATATAA
- a CDS encoding MFS transporter has translation MRFLKSDSRLIGVLLVLAITQLIGWATISLPAVVGRDLAADLGLSLPAVFAGNSVFYVTMGLCAPWLGKAFVRHGARNVMMVGTVVMVPGYVVLFFAHDPMLYFAGWVILGMGGSATLSTGAYILLNEIAGRQAKSAIGAVMLVTGLSSSVFWPTTSFLSGHFGWRVTCLVYAAMLILICLPLFAFGTPRQRVVKEGAGVASKLSKPSKAAAIPRSTFNLVVSAITLNAFVQFGLGAILIELLRAEGLAPAQAIAFGSMLGVIQVSARGLDFLGGGRWDGITTGLVAGTALPVAMMLLILSEGAIWAVAVFILLYGAGSGAMAVARATIPLVFYDQTEFAKASSMIALPLNLASALSPPLLAGLLTQFGGRGALGLTFVFSCAAVLILVLLGRRRPRVAVAAAT, from the coding sequence ATGCGGTTCTTGAAATCTGACAGCAGGCTGATCGGCGTCCTGCTGGTGCTCGCGATCACCCAGCTCATTGGATGGGCTACGATTAGCCTCCCGGCCGTGGTCGGCCGCGACCTTGCGGCCGATCTCGGCTTGAGCCTGCCGGCCGTGTTCGCGGGCAATTCGGTGTTTTATGTCACGATGGGGCTGTGCGCGCCCTGGCTCGGCAAGGCTTTTGTGCGGCACGGCGCCCGCAACGTGATGATGGTCGGTACGGTCGTTATGGTGCCCGGCTACGTCGTCCTGTTCTTCGCGCACGATCCGATGCTGTATTTCGCTGGCTGGGTCATTCTCGGCATGGGCGGCAGCGCCACGCTCTCGACGGGCGCCTACATCTTGCTCAACGAGATTGCCGGGCGACAGGCCAAGAGTGCCATCGGTGCCGTGATGCTGGTGACGGGCCTGTCCAGCAGCGTCTTCTGGCCGACCACCTCGTTTCTCAGCGGCCATTTCGGCTGGCGCGTCACTTGCCTCGTTTATGCGGCGATGCTGATCCTGATCTGTCTGCCGCTGTTTGCCTTTGGCACGCCGCGCCAACGTGTGGTGAAGGAAGGCGCCGGAGTGGCGTCCAAGCTGTCTAAGCCGTCCAAGGCCGCCGCGATTCCGCGAAGCACGTTCAACCTCGTCGTCAGCGCGATCACGCTCAATGCCTTCGTCCAGTTCGGCCTCGGCGCGATCCTGATAGAGCTGTTGCGGGCCGAGGGGCTGGCGCCGGCGCAGGCCATCGCCTTCGGCTCGATGCTCGGCGTGATCCAGGTCAGCGCCCGAGGGCTCGACTTCCTCGGCGGCGGGCGGTGGGACGGCATCACGACCGGGCTCGTCGCGGGCACGGCGTTGCCTGTCGCCATGATGCTCCTGATCCTGAGCGAAGGGGCGATCTGGGCGGTCGCGGTCTTCATCCTGCTCTACGGCGCCGGCAGCGGCGCCATGGCGGTGGCGCGAGCGACCATCCCGCTGGTTTTCTATGACCAGACCGAATTCGCCAAGGCGTCGTCGATGATCGCGCTGCCGCTCAATCTCGCGTCCGCGCTCTCTCCACCTCTTTTGGCCGGTCTGCTCACCCAGTTCGGCGGCCGCGGCGCGCTTGGTCTCACCTTTGTGTTCTCCTGCGCGGCAGTGCTGATCCTGGTCTTGCTCGGTCGGCGGCGGCCGAGGGTGGCGGTCGCGGCGGCGACCTGA
- a CDS encoding PQQ-dependent sugar dehydrogenase, whose amino-acid sequence MMSKLSRALLCSSVLLLGGCDDGSGDPKVQIGAKPKLPEIQQYLLPPMHIARIVGWKKDETPDVAEGLQVKAFATGLQHPRFIYVLPNGDVLVAESKAPKGAGIKRPKEIVMGYIESWATSGGNDTGPGNRITLLRDSNGDGVPDTQGVFLDHLNSPFGIALVGNELYVANADAIVRYPYTEGDTRITAPGTVLTPLPGGPINHHWTKSLVASPDGSKLYAGVGSNSNITENGMEAEHNRAAILDVDRASGRWRVFASGLRNPNGLSFEPQTGALWTVVNERDELGPDLVPDYMTSVKDGGFYGWPYSYYGQHVDPRVKPQRPDLVAKAIMPDYALSSHVAPLGMVFSAGTSLPAAYRGGAFVGEHGSWNRQVLNGYKVVYVPFEGGKPSGPAQDVVTGFLNKDNQARGRPVGVALDKSGALLIADDSGNTVWRVTAAHPQLTQRQE is encoded by the coding sequence ATGATGTCGAAGCTTTCCCGCGCGCTCCTCTGCTCCTCCGTGCTGCTCTTGGGCGGCTGCGACGACGGCAGCGGTGATCCCAAAGTGCAGATCGGCGCCAAACCGAAACTCCCCGAAATCCAGCAATATCTGCTGCCGCCCATGCACATCGCGCGCATCGTCGGCTGGAAGAAAGACGAGACGCCTGATGTGGCTGAGGGCCTGCAGGTCAAGGCCTTCGCGACCGGCCTGCAGCATCCGCGCTTCATCTACGTGCTGCCCAATGGCGACGTGCTGGTCGCGGAATCCAAGGCGCCGAAGGGTGCCGGGATCAAACGCCCCAAGGAGATCGTCATGGGCTACATCGAGTCCTGGGCGACCTCGGGCGGCAACGATACCGGGCCGGGCAATCGCATCACGCTCTTGCGCGACAGCAATGGCGACGGCGTGCCGGATACGCAAGGCGTCTTCCTCGACCATCTCAATTCGCCGTTCGGCATCGCGCTGGTCGGCAACGAGCTCTACGTCGCCAATGCCGATGCGATCGTCAGATATCCCTACACCGAGGGCGACACCAGGATCACCGCGCCGGGTACGGTGCTGACGCCGCTGCCGGGCGGGCCGATCAACCACCATTGGACCAAGAGCCTCGTGGCCAGCCCCGACGGTTCGAAGCTCTATGCCGGCGTCGGCTCTAACAGCAACATCACCGAGAACGGCATGGAGGCCGAGCACAACCGCGCCGCCATCCTCGACGTCGACCGTGCCAGCGGCCGCTGGCGCGTGTTCGCAAGCGGCCTGCGCAATCCCAACGGGCTCAGCTTCGAGCCGCAGACCGGTGCGCTGTGGACGGTGGTGAACGAGCGCGACGAACTCGGGCCCGATCTGGTCCCCGATTACATGACCTCAGTGAAGGACGGCGGCTTCTACGGCTGGCCCTACAGCTATTACGGCCAGCACGTCGATCCCCGCGTCAAGCCGCAACGGCCGGATCTGGTCGCCAAGGCGATCATGCCGGATTATGCCCTGAGCTCGCACGTCGCTCCGCTCGGGATGGTGTTCTCCGCCGGCACGAGCCTGCCCGCCGCCTATCGCGGCGGCGCCTTCGTCGGTGAGCATGGCAGCTGGAACAGGCAAGTGCTGAACGGCTACAAGGTCGTCTACGTCCCGTTCGAGGGCGGCAAGCCCTCAGGACCGGCGCAGGACGTCGTCACCGGCTTTCTCAACAAGGACAATCAGGCGCGCGGTCGTCCTGTCGGCGTTGCGCTGGACAAGAGCGGCGCGCTGCTGATTGCCGACGACAGCGGCAACACCGTCTGGCGCGTCACCGCCGCGCATCCCCAACTCACGCAGCGTCAGGAGTGA
- a CDS encoding DUF2231 domain-containing protein has translation MRDDVRVRTTAEIAGHPIHPMLVPIPIACFIGALLTDIAYVASAEIMWADFSAWLLVVGVIFGVVAAIAGLTDFLGNRLVRAQTPAWPHLIGNAVALVLAIVNTLIHTRDGWTSVWPIGLVLSLLTVLILLVTGWLGWAMVYRHGVGVAR, from the coding sequence GTGCGAGACGACGTGCGCGTGCGCACCACCGCTGAGATCGCGGGTCATCCCATTCATCCGATGCTGGTGCCGATCCCGATCGCGTGCTTCATCGGAGCGCTGCTGACCGACATCGCCTATGTCGCCAGCGCCGAGATCATGTGGGCGGATTTTTCTGCGTGGCTGCTCGTTGTCGGCGTCATCTTTGGGGTAGTGGCGGCGATCGCGGGCCTGACCGATTTCCTCGGCAATCGCCTGGTGCGGGCGCAGACGCCGGCTTGGCCGCATCTGATCGGCAATGCGGTGGCGCTGGTCCTGGCGATCGTCAACACGCTGATCCACACCCGCGACGGCTGGACTTCGGTGTGGCCCATCGGCCTTGTTCTTTCACTCCTCACCGTCCTGATCCTGCTCGTCACCGGCTGGCTCGGTTGGGCCATGGTGTATCGTCACGGCGTGGGAGTTGCGCGATGA
- a CDS encoding cupin domain-containing protein, producing MAINDIGPKPQSFNIEHATKENTDYRAVAWSGRYLQVTLMSIPVGGDIGLEAHPETDQFLRLDAGHGRVQMGAAKDELTFEKEVSDGWCVLVPAGTWHNITNVGATPMQVYAIYAPAHHKPGKVQATAAAAEADKDDEPAAWSVQPKHAQDKHG from the coding sequence ATGGCGATCAATGACATTGGCCCGAAGCCGCAATCGTTCAACATTGAACACGCGACGAAGGAAAATACAGATTATCGCGCGGTCGCTTGGAGCGGGCGCTATCTGCAAGTGACGCTGATGTCGATCCCCGTCGGCGGAGATATTGGCCTGGAAGCGCATCCGGAGACGGACCAGTTTCTGCGCCTCGACGCTGGCCACGGCCGGGTGCAGATGGGAGCCGCGAAAGACGAACTGACTTTTGAAAAGGAAGTCTCGGACGGTTGGTGTGTGCTTGTTCCGGCGGGGACCTGGCACAATATCACCAACGTAGGCGCAACGCCGATGCAGGTTTATGCGATCTATGCGCCCGCCCATCACAAGCCCGGCAAAGTGCAGGCGACCGCGGCAGCGGCCGAAGCAGACAAAGACGACGAGCCAGCCGCTTGGTCAGTGCAGCCAAAACATGCACAAGATAAGCATGGGTGA
- a CDS encoding VIT1/CCC1 transporter family protein translates to MSRPRHNETHLVDRIGWLRAAVLGANDGIISTASLIVGVAAAAAKQNDVLIAGVAGLVAGAMSMAAGEYVSVSSQSDTERADVARERSELRSNPDGELGELAEIYVRRGLDADLARRVAAQLMKKDALGAHARDELGISEMTTARPVQAAVTSALTFSVGAAMPLLMVVVSPSNVLVPVTSAASLGFLAFLGAVGAKAGGANILRATIRVTFWGALALGITAGIGKLSGAIL, encoded by the coding sequence ATGAGCCGTCCCCGCCACAACGAGACCCACCTGGTCGATCGCATAGGATGGCTCAGGGCCGCGGTGCTTGGCGCCAACGACGGAATCATATCAACCGCTAGCCTGATTGTCGGAGTAGCGGCAGCTGCGGCGAAGCAGAACGACGTGCTGATTGCAGGGGTCGCGGGACTGGTCGCCGGCGCCATGTCCATGGCCGCAGGCGAGTATGTCTCTGTGAGTTCGCAGTCCGACACTGAGAGAGCGGATGTCGCAAGAGAACGAAGCGAACTGCGCAGTAATCCCGACGGCGAACTCGGTGAGCTTGCAGAGATCTACGTCCGGCGCGGGCTCGACGCTGACCTTGCCCGGCGAGTTGCAGCGCAACTGATGAAGAAGGATGCGCTCGGCGCCCATGCTCGCGACGAACTTGGCATTTCAGAGATGACCACCGCACGGCCCGTGCAAGCAGCTGTAACTTCGGCCCTGACATTTTCGGTAGGAGCAGCAATGCCATTGCTGATGGTCGTCGTGTCACCTTCGAACGTGCTGGTCCCGGTTACGTCAGCGGCGTCCCTGGGCTTTCTTGCGTTTCTCGGCGCGGTCGGCGCAAAGGCAGGCGGTGCGAATATCCTTCGCGCGACGATCCGGGTCACGTTCTGGGGAGCATTGGCACTCGGCATCACCGCTGGGATAGGAAAATTGTCTGGCGCGATACTCTAG
- a CDS encoding AbiJ-NTD4 domain-containing protein, whose amino-acid sequence MYSKRRARERWQVDDVYTYDEIPEGLRTQVVHIWGDTIGIPYVTSGPSGTTQKIQSTYQQIAKILRREYRVFTLTETNRDPDEDRHAFDELKLWFLTEGNTDRVLDAIELTARKIERVCSRHDYISPRRNNEELCKDAIAELNIRFKENGVGYQYSDGSIIRVDSQLIHPEAVIPALTVLRDPAFERRRAVLDSAS is encoded by the coding sequence TTGTATTCGAAGCGCCGCGCGCGAGAGCGGTGGCAAGTTGATGACGTTTACACTTATGATGAAATTCCTGAGGGGCTTCGAACTCAGGTCGTACATATCTGGGGAGATACCATCGGTATTCCGTATGTCACCTCTGGCCCCAGCGGAACAACCCAAAAAATTCAATCGACCTATCAGCAGATCGCCAAAATTCTGCGGCGTGAATACCGTGTATTTACTTTGACAGAGACCAACCGGGATCCAGACGAAGATCGACATGCCTTCGATGAACTGAAGCTATGGTTTCTTACGGAGGGAAACACCGATCGAGTCTTGGACGCGATTGAACTAACTGCCAGGAAGATCGAGCGAGTTTGTTCACGTCACGACTACATATCCCCTCGCCGGAACAACGAGGAGCTTTGTAAGGATGCAATCGCAGAACTGAACATCCGCTTCAAAGAAAACGGCGTTGGCTACCAGTACTCCGATGGAAGCATTATCCGCGTTGATTCCCAGCTAATACACCCCGAAGCTGTCATCCCAGCTCTGACAGTACTCCGAGATCCAGCATTTGAACGTCGTCGAGCGGTTCTAGATAGCGCGAGTTGA
- a CDS encoding helix-turn-helix domain-containing protein yields MSLEDVGKLVGVTRETIRRLEERDTWLDTDRADQIGKAVSVPLEVLGFSYATDAYSSAAKTVPVVGSITSDDKVQFEQTGRRVAGGAHLPAGSVALDINQGKMRGWLLVYREEAMEPISQYVLLRQGQNENFISHLADGTTWWRHIKPAAKQGFYHLNSRYLEPLDDVQMLDLGVLSELG; encoded by the coding sequence ATGTCACTCGAGGACGTTGGCAAACTCGTCGGAGTGACCCGAGAAACCATTCGCCGTCTTGAGGAGCGCGATACCTGGCTCGATACCGATCGCGCCGACCAGATCGGCAAAGCCGTCAGTGTTCCGCTGGAAGTCTTGGGTTTCAGTTACGCTACAGACGCCTACAGCTCGGCCGCAAAGACCGTCCCGGTGGTAGGTTCGATCACCTCGGACGACAAGGTCCAGTTTGAGCAGACGGGTCGCCGCGTCGCTGGCGGCGCCCACTTGCCGGCCGGCTCAGTCGCGCTCGACATAAACCAAGGTAAGATGCGCGGTTGGCTTCTCGTATATCGGGAAGAGGCGATGGAGCCGATCAGTCAGTATGTTCTGCTTCGACAAGGCCAGAACGAGAATTTCATCTCGCATCTAGCCGACGGCACAACCTGGTGGCGACACATCAAGCCCGCTGCCAAGCAAGGCTTCTATCACCTCAACTCGCGCTATCTAGAACCGCTCGACGACGTTCAAATGCTGGATCTCGGAGTACTGTCAGAGCTGGGATGA